AACGCCAAATTCTATCGATCGGTCGGGACGCTTGGGCGCGCGTTTTTGGAGATTGAAACTGAAGCTTTCACATTCGCCAACTGACCAGCGCCGCTGGTCCAGGAGAGATGCGATGAGGGACGAGAAGAAGACGACGGTTGCCCGCCGCGATTTCCTTCGCAAGGTCGGCATCGGCACGGTCGGTGCGGGGGCGACGCTGGCAACACCCTTGCTGACGCCCGCGCAGGCCGACAGCGAGACCGACGACGAGAAACGCAAGGCGCGTTACAAGGAAACCGACCATGTGAAAGCCTACTACCGCGTCAATCGTTATCCTTCTTGAAGGAGGCGGCCGTGCTGATCAAGAGAACATCACAGCGTTCCGAATCCGCTTCCCGCGGATCGATTGCTGCAGCCCTGTCCGGGCAAGGCAACGGCCTCGACCGCCGTGCGTTCCTGCGCCGATCAGGCCTCGCCGGTGGCGCTCTCGCCGCGTTGGGCACGCTGCCAGTCGGCAGCGTCCGAAAGGCGCAAGCGGCCATGGCAGGTCCTCTCACCTCGGGAGCGACCACTCGCAAGAGCGTCTGCACGCATTGCTCGGTTGGATGCACCGTGACCGCGGAAGTGCTGAACGGGGTATGGATCGGCCAGGAGCCGAGCTGGGATTCCCCGATCAATCGCGGATCGCACTGTGCCAAGGGTGCTTCCGTGCGTGAGCTTGTGCACAGCGAGCGGCGGCTGCGCTATCCGATGAAGCTCGTGAATGGGCAATGGACACGCGTGTCCTGGGACACCGCGATCAACGAGATCGGCGACAAGCTCCAGGAAATACGCGAGAAGTCGGGCCCCGATTCCGTTTATTGGCTCGGGTCGGCCAAGATGACAAACGAAGGCGCCTATCTGTTCCGCAAGCTCGGCGCGTTCTGGGGAACCAACAACACCGACCATCAGGCGCGCATCTGCCATTCGACAACCGTCACCGGCGTAGCCAACACCTGGGGTTACGGCGCGATGACCAACAGCTTCAACGACATCCGCAATGCCAAGACCCAGATCATCATGGGCGGCAATCCGGCCGAGGCGCATCCGGTATCGCTCCAGCATCTGCTCGAAGGCAAGGAGCTTCAAAAGGCCAACTTCATCGTCATCGACCCGCGCCTGACGCGAACCGCGGCGCACGCAACTGAGTATGTGCGCATGCGGCCGGGCACCGACATCCCGGTGCTTTACGGCATGATGTGGCACATCCTCCAGAACGGGTGGGAGGACAAGGAGTTCATAAAGCAGCGTGTCTACGGTTTTGATGATCTCCGGAAAGAAGTGGAGAAGTGGAATCCCGAAGAAGTCGAACGCGTCAGCGGCGTTCCCGGCGAACAGCTCAAACGCGTCGCCAAGCTTTTGGCCACCGAGAAGCCGGCAACGCTGATCTGGGCCATGGGGCAGACCCAGAAGACCGTCGGTACCGCCAACGTGCGGGCAAGTTGCATCGCACTGTTGCTGACCGGAAATGTCGGCGCCCCCGGCACCGGTGCCAACATCTTCCGCGGCCACGACAATGTGCAGGGAGCGACCGACGTCGGGCTCGATATCGTCACGCTGCCGTTCTATTACGGCCTTGCCGAGGGCGCGTGGAAGCACTGGTCGCGGGTTTGGGAAGTCGACTACGACTATCTGTTGTCGCGCTTCGACTCCAAGCAGATCATGGAAACCCCGGGTATTCCTCTCACCCGCTGGTTCGAAGCGGTGACGCTGCCGAAAGATCAGGTCGCGCAGAAAGACAATGTGCGGGCGGTTTTCGTGCAGGGACACGCCAGCAACAGCATCACCCGCATTCCGGAATCGATGAACGGTTTGAAGGCGCTCGACCTGCTCGTCGTCGCCGACCCGCATCCGACCACCTGGGCCTCGCTCGCGGTGGAGGCCGGACGTAAGGATGGCCTCTACATTCTTCCGGTTGCCACGCAATTCGAGTGCAAGGGGTCGCGCGTCGCCTCGAACCGCTCGCTGCAATGGGGCGAGCAGATCGTCAAACCGGTATTCGAATCGAAGGATGACCTAGAGGTCATGTATCTGGTGGCGAAGAAACTCGGCTTCGCCGACAAGATGTTCAAGAACGTCAAAGTCGAGAACAATCTTCCCGAGGCTGAGGATATCCTGCGCGAAATGAACCGCGGCAGCTGGTCGACCGGTTACTGCGGCCAGTCACCCGAGCGTCTCAAGGCGCACATGAAGAACCAGGCCAAGTTCGACTTCTTGACCATGCGCGCGCCCAAGGACGATCCAGAAGTCGGTGGCGACTATTACGGCCTGCCCTGGCCGTGCTGGGGGTCGCCGGAAGTCAGGCATCCGGGCACCCCGCTGCTCTACAACACCAATCTCCACGTGATGGATGGCGGCGGCACGTTCCGGCCGCGCTTCGGTATTGAGCGCGAGGAGAAGCTACCTGACGGCACGACGCGGAAGGTCAGCCTGCTCGCAGACGGTTCGTACTCAAAGGATTCGGAGATCAAGGACGGCTATCCGGAATTCACGCTGGCGAGCCTGAAGAAGCTCGGCTGGGACAAGGATCTGACCGAGGCGGAAATGGCTACCATCACCAAGGTCAACTCTGCCAATCCGGATACGGTGTCGTGGTCGCTCGACCTGTCTGGCGGTATCCAGCGCGTTGCGCTGATGCACGGCTGCGTGCCTTACGGTAACGGCAAGGCGCGCATGAATGCGTTCGGCTTGCCCGATCCGATTCCGGTTCATCGCGAGCCGATCTACACGCCGCGCGTCGATCTGGTCGCGAAATATCCGACGCTGCCCGACGCCAAGCAGTTCCGAATGCCCAATATCGGCTTCTCTGTGCAGAAAGCGGCGGTCGAGAAGGGGATCGCCAAGCAGTTCCCGCTCATCCTCTCCTCCGGTCGGCTCGTCGAGTATGAGGGCGGTGGCGAGGAGACGCGAACCAACCCGTGGCTCGCCGAGCTTCAGCAGGACATGTTCATCGAGATCAGCCCGGCTGATGCCGCCGATCGCGGCATCAAGGACGGCGGCTGGGTCTGGGTCACCGGCGCCGAAAATAATTCGCGCGCCCGGATGAAGGCGCTCGTAACCGAGCGTGTCGGCAAGGGCGTCGCCTGGATGCCTTTCCACTTTGGCGGCTGGTTCGCAGGCAAGGATCTTCGCGGCAACTATCCGAAGGGCACCGACCCGATCGTTCTCGGCGAAAGCGCGAACACGATCACCACCTACGGATACGATCCGGCGACCGGCATGCAGGAGCCCAAAGTCACTCTTTGCCAGATCGCGGCAGCATAGGGAGCAACGACCATGGCACGTATGAAATTCCTCTGCGACGCCGACCGTTGCATCGAGTGCAATGCCTGCGTCACCGCCTGCAAGAACGAGCATGAGGTGCCCTGGGGCATCAACCGGCGCCGCGTCGTCACCCTCGATGACGGCAAGCCAGGAGAACGATCGATCTCGATGGCCTGCATGCACTGCACCGACGCGCCCTGCGCGGCCGTCTGCCCTGTGAATTGCTTCTACACGACTGCCGACGGCGTCGTGCTTCACTCCAAGGATCTGTGCATCGGTTGTGGCTATTGCTTCTACGCCTGTCCGTTCGGTGCACCGCAATACCCGAAGGTCGGCAATTTCGGCTCCCGCGGCAAAATGGACAAATGCACGTTCTGCGCCGGCGGCCCCGAGGCCGACGGCAGCAAGGAGGAGTACGAGAAATATGGAGCAAACCGTCTCGCCGAGGGCAAATTGCCGCTCTGCGCCGAGATGTGCTCGACCAAGTCGCTGCTTGCGGGCGACGGAGAGATCATCGCCCAGATCTACAAGGAACGTGTGATGAAGCGCGGTTACGGCTCCGGGGCCTGGGGCTGGAAGACCGCCTATCACGAGACGATCGAGTCCTGACGTTGCCCGTGGTCGCGCAAGATCGGGAGGAACTGATGGCGTGTTTTGCACGATTAATTCGGCTAGCGATTGGCGCGGGCGCGCTCCTGTTGCTCGTCTCCGCGGCTTCACCGTCCATTGCCCAGCAGATCAATCCGACTGCAAGCGCGGTAAAGGAGCGGCAGCTCTTGCAGGAGCTGAACCGGATCCAGGGACGCGTGAGCATTCCTGATCAGCGCTCAGGCGTGCTGGAGCAGCCTGCGGGGCGCGAGTGGCGGGAATTCCGAAATGTCACCCTGCGCTGGATCGGTGGCATCGCCATTCTTGGCATGCTCGCGGCGCTGATCATCTTCTACCTCCGCCGCGGCATGGTGCGACTGGAGAGCGGTCGTTCCGGCCGGACCATCGTGCGCTTTACGTCATTCGAGCGCTTCGTGCATTGGATGACCGCGACCTGCTTCATCATTCTGACGATTTCCGGATTGAACATAACCTTCGGACGTCCGTTGCTCCTGCCGCTGATCGGCCACGAGGCGTTTTCCGAATGGTCGCAGTGGGCCAAGTATGCGCACAACTATTTGAGCTTCCCGTTCACCATCGGCGTCGTGCTGATCTTCTTGATGTGGATTGCAGGAAACATCCCCAATAAGGTGGACGTCGACTGGGTCAAGCGCGGTGGCGGTATGGTGGGTCACGATCATCCGCCGGCCTATCGTTTTAACGCCGGCCAGAAGGCGATCTATTGGATCGTGGTGATCGGCGGTGGCCTGGTGGCGGCCACCGGATATGAGCTGATGTTCCCCTTCTATCTGTCAGGTATCGAAGGGATGCAGCTTGCGCAGATCGTCCACTCGATCGTGGCGATGCTGTTCGTGGCGGCGATGGTGGCGCACATCTACATCGGCACGATCGGCATGGAAGGCGCGTTCGAGGCGATGGGCAGCGGCACCGTCGATGTCAACTGGGCGAAGGAGCACCATAGTCTCTGGCTTGAAGAGCAGAATGCGCGTACCGGTGCAAACGACGCGCGACCGCATCCCGCCGTCACTGCGGCGGAGTAGTAGGGACACGCGGTCTTAGGCGTTCAGCGCACGCTCGCTAAAGCCGCACGCCCGTCGTTGCAAAGGCCTGTTCGACCGGCTCCTGCACGCGGTTGAGAACCACGGCCCCGACTGCCGCCACGACGATGGCGACCATGCAGGCGAGCAAGAAGACTCTCATTGCAGTTCTCCCAAAGAGACCGGGATGTCGCAAGAGTTTACACAAAACGGCTCGTCGCGGACAATGCTGTCCTGTGCCGGTGAGGAGCTATGGTTCGAAGTGCTTGCAGGTATAGCCTGTGTGTACCGAAAGCCGTATCCGTGTTGATGACGTGATGGAGTCGCCTAAGCTGGCGGAATGATCGGGCTGCTCTGTTTCGCTCTGGCCGTCCTGACCTCGCCGTTCAAGTCGAAGTTGCGGCTTGAAGCTGAGAACGCGGTGCTTCGACATCAATTGATGGTCTTGCGGCGGAGGTTGCGTGGTCGCGTCCGGCTCACGAACCATGATCGCTGGTTCCTGATCACCGAACACGGTTACGGTGCGATTTTTCGTTGCCATCATGACTCAAAACCGCCGATTCTGCCTTTTGCTTTCCAATCGGGCGCAGTCCGCCAACCCGCGCGGCAATGAGGCCGCTCGCATCGTCGGTGTTTTCAATGTCACTCCTGTTTCAGGAGTGCGCCGCTTGAGTTACGATTGGAGCTTGGATCAAGGAAACTGGTCATGACTACGTACACGGTCGGGTTGAAACTCCAGACGCGCGCCAAGGCACTGACGATCGAAGCTGAAGACGCATTACTTGCAGCCCTCAAGATCAAGCTTGAGAACCCCGAGGCGCTCATCACGTACGTTCGCAAATCGAATCGGCGTGGTGACCGTCGCCACCCACATGAAGCGCTGGGGAATAGGAAATTGGCCTAACCAATATCGCGCGGATCGTTGCATTTCTCCGTTCGCCGGCGTGGGCTGTGCTGGACTGACCTCTCAGCCTGAACTCCGCTCATTTAGATTGCGATGCTCTCCAACCTGGCCGCGACGACGGGCCTTCGCGCCGGCACCGACGGTCGCCCGCGTGGCGGCGCCTGAGTAGTCGCCGGCCAGCATGCCGGGACGTCCTCCGGCGGGGGCATAGACGGCCCAACTGATGCGGCCGCCCGACGTGGCCCCAATATTAAGGCCCAACGTGTCCACGGTGCCGACGTAGGCGGGCCGCGTCGCATGGAAGCCTAGATGCATATTTTCGCGGTGCGTCCAGCAATCCCCCACGAAGGCAGCAGCGTGGCTGAGTGTAGGGCAACGACATCGGGCCGCGCGGCCCAATGCTTTGTCAACCCATTTGCCATCGAGGATGTAGACCTGCATGCAAACCGGATAGCGCGGATCGTACATCTGCGCCATTGCAGGCGATGACGCCAAGATCGTGCTCATCATGGGGGTCGACCAAGCCCTCGCCCGCCAGGGTTTACCACCTGCCGTCCTATGACGTGCGGTTGAGAAAAATCGGCAGCCCCCGCTTGTTGGCGTAGATGGGGCGGTAACGCTCCGTGTTGTAGGTGCTGGCAACGTCCAGTTTGCGCGGCCCGAGCTTGGCGTCAGGGATGGGCACGAGGTCGTAGCAGCCCTCCACCAGCGCCGACATGAGGCCGGTCTTGCCTTCCAGCATCGCATCGTAGGCCATGTTACCGAAAGTCAGTGCCACAAGCTTGTCGATGAAGT
This genomic interval from Bradyrhizobium sp. NP1 contains the following:
- a CDS encoding twin-arginine translocation signal domain-containing protein, whose amino-acid sequence is MRDEKKTTVARRDFLRKVGIGTVGAGATLATPLLTPAQADSETDDEKRKARYKETDHVKAYYRVNRYPS
- a CDS encoding formate dehydrogenase subunit alpha codes for the protein MLIKRTSQRSESASRGSIAAALSGQGNGLDRRAFLRRSGLAGGALAALGTLPVGSVRKAQAAMAGPLTSGATTRKSVCTHCSVGCTVTAEVLNGVWIGQEPSWDSPINRGSHCAKGASVRELVHSERRLRYPMKLVNGQWTRVSWDTAINEIGDKLQEIREKSGPDSVYWLGSAKMTNEGAYLFRKLGAFWGTNNTDHQARICHSTTVTGVANTWGYGAMTNSFNDIRNAKTQIIMGGNPAEAHPVSLQHLLEGKELQKANFIVIDPRLTRTAAHATEYVRMRPGTDIPVLYGMMWHILQNGWEDKEFIKQRVYGFDDLRKEVEKWNPEEVERVSGVPGEQLKRVAKLLATEKPATLIWAMGQTQKTVGTANVRASCIALLLTGNVGAPGTGANIFRGHDNVQGATDVGLDIVTLPFYYGLAEGAWKHWSRVWEVDYDYLLSRFDSKQIMETPGIPLTRWFEAVTLPKDQVAQKDNVRAVFVQGHASNSITRIPESMNGLKALDLLVVADPHPTTWASLAVEAGRKDGLYILPVATQFECKGSRVASNRSLQWGEQIVKPVFESKDDLEVMYLVAKKLGFADKMFKNVKVENNLPEAEDILREMNRGSWSTGYCGQSPERLKAHMKNQAKFDFLTMRAPKDDPEVGGDYYGLPWPCWGSPEVRHPGTPLLYNTNLHVMDGGGTFRPRFGIEREEKLPDGTTRKVSLLADGSYSKDSEIKDGYPEFTLASLKKLGWDKDLTEAEMATITKVNSANPDTVSWSLDLSGGIQRVALMHGCVPYGNGKARMNAFGLPDPIPVHREPIYTPRVDLVAKYPTLPDAKQFRMPNIGFSVQKAAVEKGIAKQFPLILSSGRLVEYEGGGEETRTNPWLAELQQDMFIEISPADAADRGIKDGGWVWVTGAENNSRARMKALVTERVGKGVAWMPFHFGGWFAGKDLRGNYPKGTDPIVLGESANTITTYGYDPATGMQEPKVTLCQIAAA
- the fdh3B gene encoding formate dehydrogenase FDH3 subunit beta, which encodes MARMKFLCDADRCIECNACVTACKNEHEVPWGINRRRVVTLDDGKPGERSISMACMHCTDAPCAAVCPVNCFYTTADGVVLHSKDLCIGCGYCFYACPFGAPQYPKVGNFGSRGKMDKCTFCAGGPEADGSKEEYEKYGANRLAEGKLPLCAEMCSTKSLLAGDGEIIAQIYKERVMKRGYGSGAWGWKTAYHETIES
- a CDS encoding formate dehydrogenase subunit gamma, whose translation is MACFARLIRLAIGAGALLLLVSAASPSIAQQINPTASAVKERQLLQELNRIQGRVSIPDQRSGVLEQPAGREWREFRNVTLRWIGGIAILGMLAALIIFYLRRGMVRLESGRSGRTIVRFTSFERFVHWMTATCFIILTISGLNITFGRPLLLPLIGHEAFSEWSQWAKYAHNYLSFPFTIGVVLIFLMWIAGNIPNKVDVDWVKRGGGMVGHDHPPAYRFNAGQKAIYWIVVIGGGLVAATGYELMFPFYLSGIEGMQLAQIVHSIVAMLFVAAMVAHIYIGTIGMEGAFEAMGSGTVDVNWAKEHHSLWLEEQNARTGANDARPHPAVTAAE
- a CDS encoding DUF992 domain-containing protein — its product is MMSTILASSPAMAQMYDPRYPVCMQVYILDGKWVDKALGRAARCRCPTLSHAAAFVGDCWTHRENMHLGFHATRPAYVGTVDTLGLNIGATSGGRISWAVYAPAGGRPGMLAGDYSGAATRATVGAGAKARRRGQVGEHRNLNERSSG